The following proteins are encoded in a genomic region of Hirundo rustica isolate bHirRus1 chromosome 3, bHirRus1.pri.v3, whole genome shotgun sequence:
- the OPN3 gene encoding opsin-3 isoform X2, protein MPAGNGTGTSSRPEPAPEQAVPGERPLFSAGTYELLALLVATIGMLGLCNNLLVLVLYYKFKRLRTPTNLFLVNISLSDLLVSVFGVSLTFMSCLRSRWVWDAAGCVWDGFSSSLFGIVSIMTLTALAYERYIRVVHAKVIDFSWSWRAITYIWLYSLAWTGAPLLGWNRYTLEIHGLGCSVDWKSKDPNDTSFVLLFFLGCLVAPVGIMAYCYGHILHAVRMLRCVEDFQTVQFRRCLLQLLCFRLMRFQRTMKETPATGSDKPIRPIVMSQKAGDRPKKKVTFSSSSVIFIITSDDTEQIDDSSKYNEAKVNVIQVKPLQG, encoded by the exons ATGCCCGCGGGGAACGGCACGGGCACCTCCAGCCGCCCGGAGCCCGCTCCCGAGCAGGCGGTGCCGGGCGAGCGGCCCCTCTTCAGCGCCGGCACCTACGAGCTGCTGGCGCTGCTGGTCGCCACCATCGGCATGCTGGGCTTGTGCAACAActtgctggtgctggtgctctACTACAAGTTCAAGCGGCTCCGCACGCCCACCAACCTCTTCCTCGTCAACATCAGCCTCAGCGATCTGCTGGTGTCCGTCTTCGGCGTGAGCCTTACCTTCATGTCCTGCCTGAGGAGCCGCTGGGTGTGGGACGCCGCCGGCTGCGTCTGGGACggcttcagcagcagcctcttcG gaaTTGTTTCAATTATGACTCTTACTGCTCTCGCCTATGAACGCTACATTCGGGTGGTCCATGCGAAGGTGATTGACTTCTCTTGGTCTTGGCGGGCTATCACATACATCTGGCTGTACTCACTGGCCtggactggagcacctctttTGGGCTGGAACAGATACACACTGGAAATTCATGGATTAGGTTGCTCAGTGGACTGGAAGTCAAAAGACCCCAATGATACCTCCTTTgtgctcctttttttccttggctgtCTGGTAGCACCTGTTGGGATCATGGCCTACTGCTATGGCCATATTCTGCATGCAGTAAGAATG cTTCGTTGTGTAGAAGATTTCCAGACAGTTCAG TTTCGACGCTGCCTTTTGCAACTCCTGTGCTTTCGCCTGATGAGATTCCAGAGGACAATGAAAGAGACACCAGCAACAGGGAGCGACAAACCAATACGACCAATAGTTATGTCTCAGAAAGCAGGGGACAGGCCAAAGAAGAAAGTGACTTTCAGCTCTTCCTCTGTCATTTTTATTATCACCAGTGATGACACTGAGCAAATAGATGACAGCAGTAAATACAATGAGGCAAAAGTCAATGTCATCCAAGTAAAGCCATTGCAGGGATGA
- the OPN3 gene encoding opsin-3 isoform X1 — protein sequence MPAGNGTGTSSRPEPAPEQAVPGERPLFSAGTYELLALLVATIGMLGLCNNLLVLVLYYKFKRLRTPTNLFLVNISLSDLLVSVFGVSLTFMSCLRSRWVWDAAGCVWDGFSSSLFGIVSIMTLTALAYERYIRVVHAKVIDFSWSWRAITYIWLYSLAWTGAPLLGWNRYTLEIHGLGCSVDWKSKDPNDTSFVLLFFLGCLVAPVGIMAYCYGHILHAVRMLRCVEDFQTVQVIKLLRYEKKVAKMCFLMISTFLICWMPYAVVSLLITYGYSNLVTPTVAIIPSFFAKSSTAYNPVIYIFMSRKFRRCLLQLLCFRLMRFQRTMKETPATGSDKPIRPIVMSQKAGDRPKKKVTFSSSSVIFIITSDDTEQIDDSSKYNEAKVNVIQVKPLQG from the exons ATGCCCGCGGGGAACGGCACGGGCACCTCCAGCCGCCCGGAGCCCGCTCCCGAGCAGGCGGTGCCGGGCGAGCGGCCCCTCTTCAGCGCCGGCACCTACGAGCTGCTGGCGCTGCTGGTCGCCACCATCGGCATGCTGGGCTTGTGCAACAActtgctggtgctggtgctctACTACAAGTTCAAGCGGCTCCGCACGCCCACCAACCTCTTCCTCGTCAACATCAGCCTCAGCGATCTGCTGGTGTCCGTCTTCGGCGTGAGCCTTACCTTCATGTCCTGCCTGAGGAGCCGCTGGGTGTGGGACGCCGCCGGCTGCGTCTGGGACggcttcagcagcagcctcttcG gaaTTGTTTCAATTATGACTCTTACTGCTCTCGCCTATGAACGCTACATTCGGGTGGTCCATGCGAAGGTGATTGACTTCTCTTGGTCTTGGCGGGCTATCACATACATCTGGCTGTACTCACTGGCCtggactggagcacctctttTGGGCTGGAACAGATACACACTGGAAATTCATGGATTAGGTTGCTCAGTGGACTGGAAGTCAAAAGACCCCAATGATACCTCCTTTgtgctcctttttttccttggctgtCTGGTAGCACCTGTTGGGATCATGGCCTACTGCTATGGCCATATTCTGCATGCAGTAAGAATG cTTCGTTGTGTAGAAGATTTCCAGACAGTTCAGGTGATCAAACTTCTAAGATATGAAAAGAAGGTGGCTAAAATGTGTTTCTTGATGATCTCCACGTTCCTTATTTGTTGGATGCCCTATGCAGTGGTGTCCCTCTTGATTACATATGGCTATAGCAACCTTGTAACTCCAACAGTAGCTATCATCCCATCTTTTTTTGCCAAGTCAAGCACTGCTTATAATCCAGTTATCTATATCTTCATGAGTAGAAAG TTTCGACGCTGCCTTTTGCAACTCCTGTGCTTTCGCCTGATGAGATTCCAGAGGACAATGAAAGAGACACCAGCAACAGGGAGCGACAAACCAATACGACCAATAGTTATGTCTCAGAAAGCAGGGGACAGGCCAAAGAAGAAAGTGACTTTCAGCTCTTCCTCTGTCATTTTTATTATCACCAGTGATGACACTGAGCAAATAGATGACAGCAGTAAATACAATGAGGCAAAAGTCAATGTCATCCAAGTAAAGCCATTGCAGGGATGA